The stretch of DNA TTTATCCTTAACTAACACGTGTTGGCGAATCAAAAGCCGACACGTGTCCTCTATGTGACAAATCagcaattatttttaaaaaatataataaatatttttaattgattttaaaatattaaaaagtagtaAATAAATTCAAACTATCTAAGGTTCCAACCTGCCAACCTTCTAAAAATAGTGAAACgccttttaaaaattttgtttataataATTGGAGTCTATTTGGAACCCACAATCCTGAATCCTGCAATAATGAAGGGTAGACCTGAACTATCTTTGGAACCATCAAAATGATCAATGTTAAGAGCTGAAAGCTCGATTAATCTGGGCTCTGAAATAAGATTTTATGGCTCCGCCACTATCTATAagcttatttttcttcttttttgtgtcCAGTGCTAATTGAATGAAAGGctatttcttctttcatattaCTTATCAGTGGCTGTATTAATTGATCATTGGGATCTTAAAGAACTCGTTTCTTGATTATTGGTGTTTGATGTTGCTTTTGTTAATTGCAGGTCCTTGCAAAATCCTCAAAATGATTCCAGGTGAGATACTTAGAAATTACAGACTTAACTGAAATAAGTGCGCTGTCTGTTAGGCGTGATGGTACCTTAGTTTAAAAGCATACTTTCACAGAAGATACAGTATCCTATATGTTCCTCAATCCTCTTGTaacatgtaaaaacaaaaatgattgtTATCTTCTTGTTGTTCATTCCTCTCTTGTTTGACGGCATCTCTTGGGTGAAAGGCGTGGAGGATCCTGGAGCTGAGATCTGAAAATAGAATTTGCTTTATATGTAGAGACTTTctgaaaatgatggtattttattttgctgTTGCAGTTTTGAGGCCTTGGAACCCATTTTGTACTATAGTTCTCTTATACTGTGTAATTTTACGCCTTATTTAGAAAGAGATGGTCCCCTTAATAAAATCGGACCCTAgtttgtaattgttttattttgctcttttttttccGTTTCAAATAAAATGGTGAGAAAAGCAGTCTAATGAATGCTATGCATGTTCTTTGGCATAGTTTATTAAAAGTGAATGACACTATTCTAAGGCATGCCTTCCATTATGTTGTACGAAAAAATTAGTCAGTGTAACCTTTCcttagtgataaaaaaagagtCAGTGTATCCTTTCCTGTTTATTTGTGACTTAGCGTAGGACTTTATCCTTGCcctgtttatttttttccaatttaggTTGGATTATTTATACAGCTTGGTTAATATTTTCATGGAATTGATGCTTTTATGACTAACCAATGATTTATCTCACTTTTATGCAGTTATGCTGATGGGTAGTTTAGTTTATGGCATAAGATACACTTTTCCAGAGTATCTTTGTACTCTCCTTGTTGCTGGAGGGGTATCTATATTCGCACTATTAAAGGTGATGATTATATCGATGttaacttcttttttctttttaacctatgcatgcatggtttttAAGATATGTTTGGAGGAGAGAAAGTAATTGGTTCTTGCAATTTCCATTTCTGACTTCTATATGTTTGTCTCCTCTATAATACGGTTGATTGCAGACTAGCTCGAAAACTATCAGCAAGCTGGCTCATCCAAATGCACCTCTTGGATATGGGCTATGTTTTCTGAACCTTGCATTTGATGGATTTACAAATGCTACTCAGGATTCAATATCCGCCAGGTaagtcaacaattttttttttttttttaattttatttgattcacatttaaaaataaaaaattgattttgtatGATGTTGAGaaactattgatttttttttgtttccttgttcTCCTTTACAAGTCAAGAAGCAACAAAGAAGAATGCATCTCATTGAAGTTTGTTCTGTACTTAACTTAAAAGgcaatttgtttttaatattgagtGTAAATCTCTGTACCTCTGTACTGCTGAAGAACATGTTAATTTTCGAAAAGACTGTCATTCCCCCATTTACCCCTAGAAATGTCAGGAAAATACATAAAGGTCTTTGTTTATCTTCTATGTGCAAGAAACAAAATGCATGATGCAGCAAATCTATTCTTCCAACATAATGAATTGATTGCAATAATAACTAAACAAGATTGCAATAAATTACAACAATCTCAGAGACATTTATGTAAATATAGTGGTTCCAGACTATTGATTCTGAGATTATCTTTCCTGTTGACCTAAAGTCACTTGTTGAACATGGGTCTGATAATTTGGCAATGTAAAGAAGGCAAGATGGAGTTCATTTGGGTCTTAATTTTGATGACTTTGTAGGTTGTATGGACATTGACAATGCCAATTAATGtactttttaaaaatgcttAACAATGTCTATCGCGATCTTTTCCTTACAAAATCCCCCATGTGTATTTCACCTTTTTCCATTGGTTGATGTCACCCTATTTCTATTGTTTGCACATTAGATCTGGGATTAGAATTTTTGAAGTCTTCACCTCCTCCCTTTTTAGTGATAAATACACTTTGCACCCTCAAGTTACCATGGGTATTAAGCGCTTAGCACCCTAAACTACAAAAACTAACACATTGCACCCTCAAACTACCAAAAATTGGAACTTTAACAATCATAATAGAATGAAGGGGCAAAATGTCATCTTTTGGTAGTTTGATGGTATGTTTTAGTTTTGATGCAAAATGCTGAACTGCTGATAGATTGAAGGTGTAAAGTGTACTTTTCTCCCCTTTTATTACCTCCATGGAGTGCCATGCATTTCTTTCTGGGCAGAGTACCATGCAAATTGATTATTTTAGAATGGTGAATTCTATCTCAGAGGCTGTCTTGTGCTTACCAACCCATCTTGAATGGTACATATAGATTTTTCTCAATGTTATTGGTTTGTCTGGATTAGGTATCCAAAAACAAGTGCCTGGGATATTATGCTAGGGATGAACTTATGGGGTACCATTTACAACATGGTCTACATGTTCGGCTGGCCACAGGCTAGTGGATTTGAGGCAATCCAGTTTTGCAAGCAGCATCCGGAGGCAGCATGGGATATTTTTCTCTATTGCCTTTGTGGGGCAGTTGGCCAGAATTTCATCTTTCTAACCATAAGTCGATTCGGCTCCCTTGCTAATACCACAATCACCACCACCCGCAAGTTTGTCAGCATCGTGGTTTCATCACTCCTGAGTGGCAATCCCTTGTCAACAAAACAATGGGGGTGCGTTGTCATGGTCTTCTCCGGGTTGTCATACCAGATCTACCTCAAGTGGAAGAAGTTGCAGAGATTGCAGAAGAAGAGAAAGCCCATGTAACGTTTTTTAACCATAACCTCCacccttcttcattttttcccaTCATATCCCCCTTTGTTATATCATTTATGGTAGCCATTAGgcgaaaaagaaaatagtagcTGTAAAGTTGCGATGGCTTCAAGTTTAGATGATACCTAAAAGGAATCAGTTGAATGTAACTGTAGATTTTTATGTATTAGCACTATATTTTGCCATACCCTTCTTGCTCATGCTTAGTGTTACAGTTTCTATATCTTGTAATCTATATATTTGCGAAATTATCATGAACAAAAGGAGAGATACTGGCAATTTCTTATAGCGAGGGTGATGGGGTTCCATTTAAAAACTGTGCATGGGATGAATTCTGAGTATGGAACTATTGTCTTCTTATGcgcaatatatattttttttttttttgttttgactaTGTTATTAAACTTTTCTTTagtttgaaacattttttttcactcCATTTTGTAAAGAATAAGGTTGAATATCGAATCGCACAAACCATATAAAGAGGAGGGActttatttatatctatatagaGAGAGACCAATACCCTAAAAACACAACCAAGCACGTGGGACACGGTAAAACACTTTATGTACACTCGAGTTTGGTAACAAGATCGTGAAACTACCTCGTGGATgtgattttgtgaagatttCCTCGAGTTAGTGTTCGAAGAGTTGCACCTAAACGAAACTGGAATAAGcattgaagaagatgatgagggTAAAGTGCCAATaaattttaattgtataattcttctcatcagtcattatttattacctcacaccttatgaaaaaaaatatcaggtGTGGAATGTGGAGGTGAAAAATGATTGATGTATAGCAAAATCTCTAAAGTGGTAGAACATTGATGttataccccatatgatatggataagagtaggtggtgtatgagattccacattgtttggaaatgaaaagttcttgcactttataagatttcaatgGGTACAcgcctcaatggaaggcccaaatcacatgacctatactccaaaaagactagttaatgatacaattagaactctattgaaaccttataaagagcaagaacttctcattctcaagcaacgTGAGattccatacaccacctacccttatctatatcatatggggtatcacaattgatatgtaatatcaattatttaatcAATATCGGTATAAACGAGTAGTTGAAGAAGGTAAGGAGAAAAGAATTATTTACTCTATTCCTACACTGCACAgcttcaaatagaattattcctACTAATATATCAAATCCGTTCCTACCAAAACTCAATCTCGACAAGTTTCAGTTGGATTGTCAAACAGTTTTTTGGTTCCtagaaattttaaagaaaataattgggTGGTGCTAGACTGCTAGTTTAGGAAAGTTTTTGCCTGATATTTGTCTTTCCCTTTCATGTGATTTAGACGACACGTGATAGAAGTTCGGACTCTTTAATGTGGAAAAGAGcaaaatttttaataagctACAATGCGCCATTAGTGGTTTACCGTAGGGATCAATCCAGTTTACATGGCATGGCAGGCAAATGAGTGCCTTACCTTCCCTCGAGAaagttttttttggttttgggaaGGTTGATGACAGCAAACGAGGGAGCTTTATTTTGTAGAGAGTTCCCTCCCACTTTTACCAATTGCTTTTGCTTCCCTACTAATAATACTTTTCTTCCACCACCATGGCTGCATCTTCCTCTACCAACGTTTTCAACCCTTCTTCCGCCACAACACTTCCCACTGCTCAAAAACTCAGAGAAAGAGACGTCCGGACAGAAAACAGTGTCTCCAACGCCAAATCCATACTAGAATTAAAGGTACTTTTCTCCCTTTAACTAAGGCCTTCCACTTCCTCCTCTCTTCAGTTTCGTTGTCTCCAATCTCTGCTTCTTTCTTCGTATGAATCTCTCATTTGATGTTAACCTCTGGGTCTTtggaagaaatgagagaaagcaGATGATTAACTATGGAGGTTATGCAGATGATAAACTATGAGAGAAAGCAGAGAAACCTCTGGGTCTTTGTATGAATCTCTTGTTTGCAAGAAACACAATGGAGGTTACATTTGAAACTCGTATTTGATAATTCGGTATGTGCATGTCTCCTGTGATTCTTAGTTCTTGCCGCAGAATTCTCACACATTTGTTACAAGTTTCTGTAGCTATGATCATGCAGTAGTTCAAGGGaggaaaaatagagaagaagaggtATGTGCACACCAAAACCAGAAACTCCAATTCATTCACACTAATTAAGTTCCATTACATCAGAAAtcaagtttaaaaattaaagaaaaaaatattacagcCTTTTTATATACCCTTTGCACacccaaaaataacaaaaagggAATCCATTTCAACTGGTTAatcctaatttttttcctctttcctctATAATCTTTCATCATATATAGGCGAGCTGCCGATGACTACTTACACTCACAATGACATAACTAGTTCTGTACAAATCATAAATCAAGACCAAAATCTGGAACACACAAAACCATATAGAacgagaagaaaaacaaaagaagggaCACACCGAGCACACTGGTTTTTGTGTTAATGTCAAGGTAGTAAATCTGGCGGGGACTACAGAACACGTTAGATGTGCTGGAAATGGCAGAATGCACCATAACATTCTAGATCTGGGGGGTTTTGGAGTGCAGATCTCAACATGTCTAACTAAAACTTCATGCCAGAATGGCTGCAATCCTAGGAAACTATGAGAAGGCAAGACCTCAACAATGGATCTGGGCCAAGTAGAATTTCTATTAGGAGGTAGATTGTAGAAGCTGTTTATAGACTGTGGAGGAGGGATCTTTTGCAGGATGGTGGCTGTGAAAAATTGACAAATGGGTCGGTAGAAGGGGACTCAATTCCAAGTGTTCTTAGTAGGAAGCTCctttcctgaaaaaaaaaaagaaaaaattgcaacaaaattcTGTGGGTCAGTCTTTGATCAAATTGAGACCctccaaaatataattcaaaaagTAGGACATAAGCTCAAGTCTAATTGATCTCCTCTCAAAGCTTTGCAGGTTATCCAACTCAAATGAACTATCAATCCATGGAAGGGGTAGATTCTGCGCCTCTAAATTCAGTATATGACCCATCAATGAAGTTCTACACTTTTACATCTTTTCGTTTCTTAATAAACCATGTAACAAATCTTGTCCTGATGAAGGAGATTAGCTTTAACTAAATGTTAACAATTAATCATCCTTTCGGTGTTATGTTGTTGACAAATGACTAATTAATTGAAGGAAACATCTAGGAACCCATGGCCTAGTCAGGACATCACAATAAGATGAATGCTTTCAATACTAGCGATGACCCCTCTCCGCACTTGAGGCATTTTGTCATTTGTTCAGATATAAAAACTCAAGTTTTGGTCATGGTATTTTGCTTTAAAATGGCATACATTTACACACTGTAGTATTTTCTTATAAACAATGGTAAAGTTGAATAtatggaaaaacaaaaatagagttATGGCTACAATACAGATGAAGAtacataaaaagtaaataagCTGACTGACAGATTCTCTACAAAGATTAGAATAGGAGGAAAGATCGATAATTAATGTCTTACGTTTTATAATCGgggaaaaaatagaattagtgtAGAGGCCTGAGGATATaatgttttataatattgtattttttttttttttttgagttttacttCAAACTTTGGTGCCTATAATAATAAAGCATAATGTAGCACTTCAAATCTTGGCCATTGTTAAAATTCTGGAATTCTTATTTATGATGTGTCAACAAGTTGTAGTCCTGTGTAATTAACAAGCCGCCTCTATGGAATTCTGTCATTCATATTTTTGTTCCTATGTTTGGTTGGGTCAACTGAAATCTCTGATCACCTACATCAAATAGAATCTTCACTGATCTTATACATATAATCTTGCTAagtaaagaaaacaaagttggcaactatttttgtttaattcatCAAGGTACCGAATTATGAGTTCTTAGTCAAGTTCATTTTTGCACTGCTAGtctttcattattttcaaaacCTTCTCTCCAATTTCTCTTTCGTGTCTTTTTCCCGTTGTTtggtctctgtgtgtgtgtgtgttaagaATGATAGTACTATCTAGTGCTGAACtgataaaaagtttcaaatttcGATCAGATTGAACTTTGGCAGTCTTAGTAGTAAGGTTTTCAATATACTGAAATGGTAACAACTGTTGCGGCTGCACTACAATTATTGGCTTTACTATCAAAAGATCAAATCATACTAATGTGCCCATGAATATCAGAGACGTAAAGTCCCTTTTCCATTACTGCTACCTCTAATCCTTGGTTCATAGTCCTGGTGATGGCTTGACCATTAGAAGAATCATacatattgtttttaatttgcaCTTGATGTTAATCATTTGCTTGATAAATGCTATAGTTAAACCCAACTTTTTTGCCACCAATCTGTCTTTTACTTCCCTGTAATGGCTAAATAGGTACTCTAAGCTGCTTCTGAGATTACAATCATCAGACTCACTGTATTCCTCTTCTCCGCCATACCATTAATGCTAAATAAGGAGGTGATTCTTGAACAGTGACTAGCACTGCTAAGTTTTCTGGCAGTAGGCTTGATAGTTTACTAACTTGTAACTTCTAGTACTATTGCTAATTGGATTACTGAGACATATTTGCTATTGCTGATATAAAATACCATACtatattgcttataaataaataacatacgAAAATGGATTTTCTAggtagaataaaattttttgaataactcacactttctgaaaattttgggCTAGGTATCCCTGCTGCTAATGATCTGAACAACGGGGTTACTTGAAGAGGGGAACCAAACTCTGTACTTGATGAGGCAgaaacaactccatcattgaCCACTTGTTCATCACAAGACATGAAAATCCCTGCAATAATTTAGATGTTATTATCAGTAGTGCTAATTCAGTAGAGAAATTCCATAGTAAATAAGTAAAGAAAGCTTATCGGCCCTTGTATCCAATGTAAGATTTCATTACCTTGCTTTGTAGTTGCACCAGAAGTCACTCCTGTCTCAAATTCACCAACAACCGCATACTCTCCAATATGAATTGATTGTGGCCTAGTTCTGATATCCTGATGCAGGGAACATATCTCAACTTGTGCTTGCTCCATTTTGTTTCCATCTATATTCGACAGTAGAGTTGATCCTGTACTGTATTCAGAGCATCCAGGAGACTCATCACAAAGATCAGGTTGCCTAAAGTATAAAGATAACCAATTAGATGTTGATGGGGAGTAATACCTGCTCAAATCATTCATCCTAAACGGAGAAAATGCCTTCTTAAATTTGAACATTAATCcacaacataaaatatatatgttaccTCCAGGATGGTAGACTTCCCTCATCACTATTACTGAAGTTAATATCTTCGAGTTGAAGATCAATATCAGAGATTCTGTATGTGAGGATATCACTTTCTTTACTTCGGTTCAGAAAATCTTGAAGAACCTGAATATTTGTATTAGATGAATGTTAGAGAATACAAAAACTCGTGTGTATTATATTTAAAGCTCTGCTCTAAGGACGACATATGGAGTACTCCAGCACTAATGgcgaatgtttaaaaaataagaaaaaaaatccaagcacATACATGTGGATTTCAAGGGAATCAATCCCATGTTGCTTTTATTACTCGAAAGGCACACACAGAAAGGCAAGAGATTTTGACTAAAACAAATGAATATGATGAGGATATTATTCTCATTTAGAATGACACGGCATAGGAATGGGAAAAAAATCCATGTATTTAGTTGGTGCAAGGAATTGAACTAACAGTTGATCATGTGTGTACTATAATATTGTTACTAACCCAACTTGATGGAACCTTCAAGGAGGAAATATTGGGCACTGTTAGTTGAAAACCAAGCAGTTACAAAATTACTTCTAACCTTCCAAGCATTTTCAAGACTCTGATCTGTATTCTCTGTATTAACTTTTAGAGCAAGTGAGCTGAGCAATTCTGCTTGTTGCATCAAGGCAATTATCTTTGGGTCATCTTTCTTGAGATATGTACCTTGAATCCTGTCATTCTGAGCtgcttttgttaaaaaaaaaaaaaaaatggaagaataaGATTAAATCTTGTAAAAGTTTGATAGAGGAAAACAAACAACCGACAGAAAACAGAATTTTCATGGTGAAAAATAGACCAACATGGTGTGTCAGTcacattaaagaaaatgatgtcCTATTCTAATACTCTTTCTCCAAATGTGCTTCTCAGGCTTTGAAAGAGCAATCTGAAGCACTAAACAAAAAGACATGTTCTATGTGCTAGATTACCATCGTTGAAGTGATCCTTGTCATCATTGACATGATGTTGGTCTGCCAAGTTATTAACACTGTGGATGTTCTGAGCCAACACAGCAAAAGGAGCTCGCAGCTGCTGATTCATAGTTCCACATTGCTTACGTAATCCGTCTCTTAAGGTGTAATTTTCCGTAATATCAGGGATGAAGGTTGGCCTGATGGGTAAAAATAGTGAGTTCTACCCTGTTAAGCACAAATACGAATGGCATTTGTACATATACACATTCAACTTTTACTGTACCTAATCTTCTTTGAAGGTGCTGGAGTCTCAGCTCCATCTGTGCTGAACCCATTTTGGGATACAACCCTTTTGTTGTTCATGTTAATGTATGAACCGGAATTCTCTTTTGGTTGGGCTTCATATTTTGCTCTCTTTTTGCGGAGAGTGGAGAAACGGTTTTTTACAGCGTTATCCGTTCTGCAGAGGCAGCATGACAGAATAAAAACTTAAGCTTTATACTCACTGTAGAAATACATTTTCATTGCACAGAACAGGGAAGTCATCTTTATATACCTGCCTGAAACCACCTTCGCTATTTCCGTCCATCTATTACCAAATATCTTCTGAGCCTGCACATCCAGTAATGGATTAATGCTAATCAATGCGagaaaaaaggttgtgggtatAGAGATATTCATCATTAGAGATGCATAAACAGTGAGCCTGTGACATTATAGTACTTTCGAAAACAGAGCATGAATTACCTCGCATAAGAGTATGTCTTCCTCGGGCGACCAGCCCCCTTTCTTGAAATCAGAATTCAAGTACGTGTACCACCTGCAATATAAATGGTTGTGCAtagtaataaagaaataaataaagattacAAATTCAAAAGGATGGACAAAATGTCAAATATCAGTCCGAACTAACCTTCTTCTGCACTGTCTGGTCGTCTTATCCTTGAACTTGGATGCAATAATCGTCCAACTGCTTTTTTACATAGATTACAACCACCCAATTAAATCGCAATTAGATGAACAAAAGACACAAACGGAgataaaggaaactgagttcgTACTTTCCCGTCCCATGAAGGCAAATTTGCTGGCGGAGTATATCATCCTCCTGCAAATCACATAACCTTATATTTATCAGAACCAAACAAGAAACTGTTTTGAAGATCGATAGatgaaacagagagagagagagagagagagagagagagaaggaagagagaaagaaaaaggagaccTCCTGATTCCATGTAACAATGTGGCGCTCCTTCTTCTTCGAATCTTCGTTTGCAGGCGGCTTCTTCGTTTTCTTATTCATCTCGTGCATTGTTTTAGTGACTCTCACtctgctttctttctttctttctttctaggacgctcttctctcttcctctttatTAAAAACAACTTAGCATGCTAAAGCCAAAACCTTTTTGGCGTTACAGTAATCTACCATTAAAGTTAAATACCGTACGTTCCCTCTCTCTAACTTTCTTTGTTCCTTCCTTTCTTATCTTTACTGCTACTGTTTGGTTCAAAACGGGGAACCGTAAGCACAATCCCAAAGCTCAAACAAAAGCCCTACAGCCCCCTACAcactactataaaaaaaatcgcCTTGGATTCTCAACTTTTCAGTCCACCTTTGTTCTTGCTGTTGCCTGGATTCGATCAAAATCACCACCGGCTAAATCAGAAGAACAAAAGGACAGAAACAGAGTACGATCAATACATTATAACCCAGTATTTGTTTTGTGTGATTGCATCCTAATATCCAAATAACAAGCTTTTTAGTTGGGTTTCTCGAAATCCGAGCAACAAACGGTTTTTCGAATATGGGTATGTTCGTATATTCATACAGTGTAAAAAAACAGAATGAATCTCAGAAATACGAACttacaaatctaaaaaaacACACGCTACAATACAATGGTGAAGGGGTGTTGGTGTTCTGGTCCTGTAGTGATCGACAGTTTCTGATATAGGAACGAATAAACTGATGATCTGCTATTTCTGAAgccttttatctctctctctctctctctctctctctgtctcgactctcttgaaatttttgaaacgAGGGACCGTGTGTGTATTTTTGGTTTCCtacctatttttaattttctcgaagaataataaaaataatttaaatcaaCGAATTCTTGGTATGGTGCGCGGGTATGAGAGGAAGTTTGAAAAACAAACGCTGAATTTCATGAGATCACATTAATGAATGGTGAAGTGGACTCTGCCCACCTTGCAcattaaaaagtgtaaaaaatctatttgtttttatgttttttctagGAGGGAAAATCCTTGCTCACATATCAAACTTTGTATATACATGCCTAATCCAGAAATTATTTTAGCAAAAAAAAGTCCACATATACATACTCCTAATATCCCTAAATAATACCCATGTAATATCGTTAATATGATTCATTAGAACGGGAGTCTTACATCAATAATGCTACGTGAATATTACGTTCCTCAATGTTACTACTTAAAGTTACTGCTCAagtgttttactttttttaatttaatttttttttacttaataattaaggaagtgattatttttaattttttcttaatgattaaaaatgttaaaaaaataaataaataaaaattacaaatttatactAGCAGTACACCCATTGATAAAAGCTGAACAGTCCGCTAGCACCACTCATGTTCGTATTTAGTAGGTTTAGTCATCACTTTCAAGTATGACTTGTTTCTCCTATATTTGAACTTGGTGATTTTAAAGGGGAGGCGATGATCTTCGTGACCTAAACCCTCCACACAGCTCAATAGTTCcatttttcgttttttttgacaaaattcaATGCTCGTTTTGGTTACTCACATATCCACCCAATCATGCATTTCAGCAAGTTTCATTTTTACTGTATTTGAGGTGTGCTGGCTCCCCATGTGTCTTAGAGAGAGTGGTGACCACGCTCAGTAGTGATTGGGCAGTATGTCCACGTGGGTTTATGTGAAAGTGGGGGTTGGGGTGGTCAGGTCATTCAGCAGGGTGGGTGTGCATTTTGTGCTCATGCTCAAGGCGCTTTCTTATTGTCATCTCTCCCATGATGTTGTGCGTGAATGAATGGCTGTGTGCGGAAATCATGAGACTGTGAATTCGAGTTTTGAAAGTTCAAAGTTCTTGGGGGGTCGGTGTAGAGATCAGCAtggtattttataatttttactgggaatttttttatttaaattaatttggaTTTTTCGTAAGGAAGGGAAAACTAGATTTAGGAGATATTTaagtagaaaatatttattctcAAGCTCATTTAAAcagtattttattatatgtgttCTATATACTaacttgataatagaataactctatATCATACCCACTGCAATTGCTAAAGAAATCATCTCTTAAGATAAATACGTTTTGTAGCTTTAATTTATTAGAGATTTTATATACTTAAGCCGTACGTAGGAGACAGAAAAATACtgcctttttatataatatgtattcttttttttccctagtCAAGCTTGGTGTAtgtaagtgtatatatatatatatatatatgatctaaatatatatattaaacaattacaAGATAGAAGAGTTTAAAGGGTGGAGGCCTCAACAATCATCTTCAAACCAGTTAATACAGCactagaaaagagaaaaaaaaaaaaaatttgaagctAATGCCTCCTACCCAGTCATTTCTCAAAATGGGAAGTCGCttaaagtgaattttttttttttagtatgatAAATCGACTCCGACACTACTATGACTAAAAGTTGCAATAGATTATGTTGTGTTGTACTTTGTTGGTCCAGTTTGGCAGAGGCGACTCAATACAAATTGAGGCGTAAGGCTAAATTTAAGTGAATGATTtgtaattataatacaataaaatgagatattatttaaaatctttaaatacagtttttgtgaatttatatttacaacaacttaaaatgaggTCTCAATGTAGATTGTGTGTCTCAATTTAGCGagatcttaaaataattatttaaaatataaataattcattgtat from Juglans microcarpa x Juglans regia isolate MS1-56 chromosome 3S, Jm3101_v1.0, whole genome shotgun sequence encodes:
- the LOC121258223 gene encoding transcription factor MYB124-like isoform X2, translating into MHEMNKKTKKPPANEDSKKKERHIVTWNQEEDDILRQQICLHGTGNWTIIASKFKDKTTRQCRRRWYTYLNSDFKKGGWSPEEDILLCEAQKIFGNRWTEIAKVVSGRTDNAVKNRFSTLRKKRAKYEAQPKENSGSYINMNNKRVVSQNGFSTDGAETPAPSKKIRPTFIPDITENYTLRDGLRKQCGTMNQQLRAPFAVLAQNIHSVNNLADQHHVNDDKDHFNDAAQNDRIQGTYLKKDDPKIIALMQQAELLSSLALKVNTENTDQSLENAWKVLQDFLNRSKESDILTYRISDIDLQLEDINFSNSDEGSLPSWRQPDLCDESPGCSEYSTGSTLLSNIDGNKMEQAQVEICSLHQDIRTRPQSIHIGEYAVVGEFETGVTSGATTKQGIFMSCDEQVVNDGVVSASSSTEFGSPLQVTPLFRSLAAGIPSPKFSESERSFLLRTLGIESPSTDPFVNFSQPPSCKRSLLHSL
- the LOC121258223 gene encoding transcription factor MYB124-like isoform X1, coding for MHEMNKKTKKPPANEDSKKKERHIVTWNQEEDDILRQQICLHGTGNSWTIIASKFKDKTTRQCRRRWYTYLNSDFKKGGWSPEEDILLCEAQKIFGNRWTEIAKVVSGRTDNAVKNRFSTLRKKRAKYEAQPKENSGSYINMNNKRVVSQNGFSTDGAETPAPSKKIRPTFIPDITENYTLRDGLRKQCGTMNQQLRAPFAVLAQNIHSVNNLADQHHVNDDKDHFNDAAQNDRIQGTYLKKDDPKIIALMQQAELLSSLALKVNTENTDQSLENAWKVLQDFLNRSKESDILTYRISDIDLQLEDINFSNSDEGSLPSWRQPDLCDESPGCSEYSTGSTLLSNIDGNKMEQAQVEICSLHQDIRTRPQSIHIGEYAVVGEFETGVTSGATTKQGIFMSCDEQVVNDGVVSASSSTEFGSPLQVTPLFRSLAAGIPSPKFSESERSFLLRTLGIESPSTDPFVNFSQPPSCKRSLLHSL
- the LOC121258223 gene encoding transcription factor MYB124-like isoform X3 is translated as MHEMNKKTKKPPANEDSKKKERHIVTWNQEEDDILRQQICLHGTGNSWTIIASKFKDKTTRQCRRRWYTYLNSDFKKGGWSPEEDILLCEAQKIFGNRWTEIAKVVSGRTDNAVKNRFSTLRKKRAKYEAQPKENSGSYINMNNKRVVSQNGFSTDGAETPAPSKKIRPTFIPDITENYTLRDGLRKQCGTMNQQLRAPFAVLAQNIHSVNNLADQHHVNDDKDHFNDAQNDRIQGTYLKKDDPKIIALMQQAELLSSLALKVNTENTDQSLENAWKVLQDFLNRSKESDILTYRISDIDLQLEDINFSNSDEGSLPSWRQPDLCDESPGCSEYSTGSTLLSNIDGNKMEQAQVEICSLHQDIRTRPQSIHIGEYAVVGEFETGVTSGATTKQGIFMSCDEQVVNDGVVSASSSTEFGSPLQVTPLFRSLAAGIPSPKFSESERSFLLRTLGIESPSTDPFVNFSQPPSCKRSLLHSL
- the LOC121258223 gene encoding transcription factor MYB124-like isoform X4; the protein is MHEMNKKTKKPPANEDSKKKERHIVTWNQEEDDILRQQICLHGTGNWTIIASKFKDKTTRQCRRRWYTYLNSDFKKGGWSPEEDILLCEAQKIFGNRWTEIAKVVSGRTDNAVKNRFSTLRKKRAKYEAQPKENSGSYINMNNKRVVSQNGFSTDGAETPAPSKKIRPTFIPDITENYTLRDGLRKQCGTMNQQLRAPFAVLAQNIHSVNNLADQHHVNDDKDHFNDAQNDRIQGTYLKKDDPKIIALMQQAELLSSLALKVNTENTDQSLENAWKVLQDFLNRSKESDILTYRISDIDLQLEDINFSNSDEGSLPSWRQPDLCDESPGCSEYSTGSTLLSNIDGNKMEQAQVEICSLHQDIRTRPQSIHIGEYAVVGEFETGVTSGATTKQGIFMSCDEQVVNDGVVSASSSTEFGSPLQVTPLFRSLAAGIPSPKFSESERSFLLRTLGIESPSTDPFVNFSQPPSCKRSLLHSL